Part of the Candidatus Chlorohelix allophototropha genome, GCTCTCGACCCTTTCGAGCCACACGAAAGACCCGCCGCAATGTCTTTGCTGGTAATTCCTATCCTGTTGGGACCGATATTGGGACCAATTCTGGGTGGTTGGTTGAACGATAGCTTTGGATGGCAATACCTATTCCTGATTAATGTGCCAATCGGTTTTATAACCGTTTTCCTGACTTGGCGAGTTATGCCCCACGATCATCATCGTACCCCCGAAGAACTGGCTAAGAGCAAGCAGTTCGACTATGTGGGGTTGGTGCTTTCCACTATGGGTGTGTTGGGCATAGTATATGGCTTTTCGCTGGTAAATGAAGTTGACCCGGCTACCCGCACCCAACTTAACCCTTCTGGTATAGCCTATGGTTGGGGTTACTGGCTGGTGTGGACGTTGGTGGGGGTTGGAACGGCGCTGGTTGCTGCTTTCTGCCTTTACGAGTTGCGCAGACCAGACCCGATGCTGGATTTAAGAATGTTTAAGAAATATAGTTTCACTATTGCTACGATTGTTTCCTGCGTTATCAGTGGCACAGTGTTTGGGGCATTGCTACTGCTGCCCGTATTCCTGCAACAAATTCGTACGCCTCATCTTACTGCGCTAGATACCGGATTGGCATTGATTCCGCAGGGAATAGGTTCATTAATCGGAGCAGGGTTGGGCGGACCCTTATTCAATAAGCTAGGCGGACGCATTATAACCGGAGCAGGTGCAATTTTTGTAATAATTGCGCTATGGCAATTCGGTAATCTCACACCTACTACCGATGGTTGGGCGATGACTCCTTGGAACTTCTTACTTGGGATGGGGCTTGGTCTGACCTTTATACCTTCGCAAACGTTGGCTTTCCTTTCGTTGCGAGGAACGGCTCTGACCAAAGCCAGTTCGCTGCTTAATGTCACCCGTCAAATAGCCGGTTCGGTGGCTACAGCAATTACAATTACTCTGCTGGGTCAACAAACTACTTATCACTTTAATTTGTTGCAGGCTGATGCTATCAAGAATCTACCGGCAGGCGCACCCACTCCGAATCCGGCAGACCCGCAATATGCGCAAGCGATGCAGCAACTAGGCGCACAGGCGGGAACCAACGGCATTAACGATGTCTTTATCTATCTGGCAATCGGTACAGTTCTGGTGTTCTTGCTCTCCTTTGCCCTACCCAGTCGCAAGAATGTCATTGCGATGGAGGAAGAAGCCGAGCGATTGCACGGTAGTCTGGAAGTTGCGCCTATTCATATAGGATAATAACCCAAATGAATTTTAGTCTTAAGCTTGTTATTCTATGGAACAGCGTAGTTAGAAGAATGCAAGTTGTGAAGCAGATATATAGTTATTAACTAGAAAAGAGAAAAACCAATGACCAAACTTGCAGAAACAAGTTATGCAATTCACGAACTTCTCGCAAATCGCTGGAGTCCCCGCGCCTTTTCCAGCCAACCGGTGGAAGAGGAAAAACTTCTGAGTCTTTTTGAAGCGGCACGTTGGTCGCCTTCCGGCGGGAACAGTCAGCCGTGGTCTTTCATTGTCGGTACTGAAAGTGACCCGGAAACGCACCAAAAGATTTTTGATGTTTTAGTTCCCGGAAATCAGCTTTGGAATAAAAACGTTCCAGTGCTGGTGTTGTCGGTGGCAAAAATGGCTCTCCAACCCGAAAAGCCCTATCGCTGGGCTTTGTACGATGTTGGTCAGGCGGTGGCACACCTGACGGTTCAAGCAGGAGCTTTAGGCTTGTATGTCCATCAAATGGCAGGGTTCGACCCTGAAAAAGCCCGGCAAGTTTTCCAGATACCGGAAGGGTATGAGGCAGTAACCGCAATTGCAATCGGCTATCCCGGCGATGCTGACCAATTGTCTGAACCTCTTCGGGAACGCGAACTAGCGCCGCGCACTCGCAAATCTCTTTCGGAGTTTGTATTTAAAGGAAGCTGGAATCAACCATTGAAGCTACCGGAAACTGAGATTTAGGGAGATTCTTTCCAGCCCTTCTAATTATTAAAGGACTTTCGTCTGGAATGTTAAGGATGAATCTGAAACATTTCTAAGACGAAAGTCTTTTTTAGAGAACCATTGGCAATGCCGTCCAAAACTAAACTATCGTTGATTCCCATTACTGCCAGCATTTTGGCGATTGTTCCGCCTTTTCCTGCCTACTTCTGCGTATATTGGGTTCATTAAGCTTTCCTCCCACACCCTTTTCGGGATTCCACCCTTTTTTTGTACGGTTGTTCGTTAGCGAGAAACAAAAAGAGAACTTTCCAGACTTATTTCGTTTTTATTGATGTAAGATAGAAATAAGAGGGTAAATTGTACCGGATAAACAAATTTTATGAGTAATGGCATTTTGAAAAAAGCGGGAATAGGCTTTGTATCGCTGCTGATATACTTGCTGGCAGGGCTTGCGTTGTGGTTCAGCCTTTCCCATCCAAAAGAGCAGGCTAACCCGCTCATACCGCAACCTGATGCACAGGTTACTTTGTTAGCGGTGGGTGATGTAATGTTGGGTAGAGATGTAGCGTTATCTTCTGCTGCTGCGCCTGAGAAAAGTGATTATCCCTTTGCGGTCATGTCCAAACTGCGGAAAGGCGCTGACCTGATATTCGGGGATCTTGAATCGCCCATAGTCGCACCTGTGAACCGCGCAAATGCCAGTTCAGGCGGCTATCTTTTCCCGGCTGACCATGAATCGGCGGGAGCGTTAAAACGAAACGGCTTTGATATAGTAACGCTTGCAAACAATCACAGCCTTGATTATGGAATCGCAGGGTTGCGTGATACTCTAAGCAATCTGAAGTTTGCGGGGGTGGCGTATGTTGGGGCTGGTGATGATGCAGCAACGGCAAATCAGGTAGTGTATATAGAGCGGAACGGTTTGAAGCTGGCGTTTATTGCGGCTACTTCGGTCTATCCTTCCGGGTTGGATGAACTGCAGGCGGCTAGTTCTCCGGTCGCGCTATTTGAACCCAAAAAGATTCTTGAAGCGATTCGGCAAGCGCGTACACAAGCAGATGCGGTAATTGTAGCTTTGCATTGGGGCGATGAGTATAATTCGGCGGCTTCTACAGCCCAACGTGATTTTGCTACACAGGCTTCCGAAGCAGGGGCAGACCTTATAATAGGCGCACATTCGCATGTGGTCGGTGATTTTGAGATTATGAATCACACCTTTGTAGCATACAGTCTCGGTAATTTTGTGTTTGATAGTCGCTTCCCGCCAGAAACCCGCCAAAGTGTAGGACTTTACATAAAGCTGGATAAACGCGGAGTATCCGCCGTGTCAGCCGTACCGCTAAAGATTGAAGCAAACCGCCCAGATTATTATAAACCGAGTGAGCTTGAAACCGCTTTTACTGCTCTTTCGGGACACTCGCTTAACTTACCACCCACCGAAGCAGCATTCTGGAATGGTAGCGAGTGGCGAACTACTCCCGCGCTTGCCTATATGCGTGAGTCGAAAGCGGATAGCGTAAGCTTGCCCGTTTCTAGAACCGTTCAAGTCAGGGATATTGTGGCAGATAAGGGCGGCTATACCACCGGACGCGCCGTTGAAGATTTCAGCAAGGAATTGCAAACGGCCGAACGGATTGAGTTGAAGAACGGTACGTTGCGAATTTGGCGGTTTGACTTGAATAGCGCAAGCTGGAAATTGATCTGGGAAACTAAGGCGGGCTGGCAAGTAGAGCAATTTGATTTTGGAGATGCAGACGCGGACGGCAGACCTGAGTTGATGTTCAGCATGTGGAAAAACGATGGTTGGGATGACGCAGGGCAATATCGCAGCCATCCGTTTGTTTATGGTTGGCGAAGGGATGCTTTTCGTCCTGTTTGGGCAGGTTCAGCCCTAACAGACCCCATCAGGGAATTTGCGCTGACCGACCTTGCCGACGATGGCGGTAACGAACTGGTAGTGCTTGAGGGAAAATATTCGGATGAACGCACTACCCCGGCGCGTTACTTTACAATCTGGCGTTGGATGGGTTGGGGCTATGAGTTGTTATACCGAAGTGAAGCCGGTAGCTATACGGCTTTATCAGAACTTCCGGGTCAACCATATGTATTTTTCAGGCATAATTGAAAGGACTAGAAGCTAATGAGTGATCGAGTCAAATGGCTAAAAATTTATGGAATAATTGGGTTGGTAGCTCTAACGTTAAATTTGTTGCTGGCAGCATGCGGCGATGCTACCGCTACCCCTTCGGGTGTAAGCCAGACCGGAGGCGGGATTCCGTTTTTACAAAACAAAACAGCCACTCCTACCACGGCGGTGGTGGCTACGACACAGGCTATCACGGCGGCTACCTCGCTTGCTACTACGGTGGGTCAGGTTACTACCGTTGCCACTACCACAACCGCAGCGGCTACTCCGGTTGCAATCCAGCGCTATAACCCGAATTTTGCTACCTACAAAGAACAGCCCTCGACTATTAAACCGAACTTTCCTGCCTACACGGTAAATTCCGGGCTGTCGAATGTATCTAACCTTGCGGACTTTAAATTGAGCGATGCTCAGAAGAAATTACTCGAACAGAATTATTTTGCAGTGGAACCGGCTCAATTTAAGCAATTTTTTCAGGCTTATGAGAGTTTCCGGTATGACCAGATTCCAACTTACATTTCTACCGACAGCGTAACCCATGTTTACCACCTGCTATTTGATAAGCTATTACGCGATACCGAACGAAACTTTCTAACCAAAGACTTGGTTGGACTTACCACCGCGCTATATGATGCTTCGCTGGCGCAATATAACGACCTCAAGGGAACGGCGTTAGATGGCGCTGTCACCCGGAATGTAGCTTTTACGGCGGTAGCGCGCAAACTGGCAGACCCTAAAGCCGATTTGAATTCGCTTCCTGCCACCGCCGCTAAGTTAGTGGATGCTGAAATGAAGCTGATCAGTGGCACGAGCGGCTTTGCTCTCAGCCCTATCATGGGTAGTGACTATCAGGAAGATTACAGCCAGTATATCCCTCGTGGACATTACACTATATCGGATGATTTGAAGAATTATTTTAGGGGGATGATGTGGATCGGGCGCATGAATTTCAGGCTCAAGAATGACAGCGAAACTCAATCCGCTTTGTTGCTATCACAAGCAATTTTAAATGGTAAGTTTGGCAATCAGAAAGCCAAAGACCTTTGGCTACTGCTATATGAGCCAACCGCTTTCTTTGTGGGTTCTTCGGATGATTTGACCTACCTAGATTATGCGAATCTGGCAAATGCAATCTGGGGTGAGAACGGTTTGAAAGACCTTAAAACTCTAGCCGATGCTACAAAGTTCGCTCAATTCAAAAAATCGGCGGATACGCTGCCGCCTCCCAAGATTAATTCGATGTACACTCTGATAACCGAAAGTCAGGAAACCCAGATTAAGGGTATGCGGTTGATGGGGCAACGCTTTACGCTGGATGCCTATATTTTCCAGAACCTCATCTGGCGCAGGGTAGGCACTTTGGAAAAACCGCGTGACCTACCTACGGGTTTGGATGTGTTTGCCGCTTTTGGCAGTGATCAGGCGCAGAAACTTTTGCAGCAAAAAGGCGAAACCAATTATGCCAATTTCTCTACCCAATTGGATAAGGTAAAAACGCAAGTTGCTGCTATCAGCAACGACACTTGGACTCAGAACCTTTATTGGGGTTGGTTGTATAATCTCAAGCCGTTGGCAGAAAAGCGCAGCGATGGTTATCCGAAATATATGCAAAACGAACTGTGGC contains:
- a CDS encoding DUF3160 domain-containing protein, with translation MSDRVKWLKIYGIIGLVALTLNLLLAACGDATATPSGVSQTGGGIPFLQNKTATPTTAVVATTQAITAATSLATTVGQVTTVATTTTAAATPVAIQRYNPNFATYKEQPSTIKPNFPAYTVNSGLSNVSNLADFKLSDAQKKLLEQNYFAVEPAQFKQFFQAYESFRYDQIPTYISTDSVTHVYHLLFDKLLRDTERNFLTKDLVGLTTALYDASLAQYNDLKGTALDGAVTRNVAFTAVARKLADPKADLNSLPATAAKLVDAEMKLISGTSGFALSPIMGSDYQEDYSQYIPRGHYTISDDLKNYFRGMMWIGRMNFRLKNDSETQSALLLSQAILNGKFGNQKAKDLWLLLYEPTAFFVGSSDDLTYLDYANLANAIWGENGLKDLKTLADATKFAQFKKSADTLPPPKINSMYTLITESQETQIKGMRLMGQRFTLDAYIFQNLIWRRVGTLEKPRDLPTGLDVFAAFGSDQAQKLLQQKGETNYANFSTQLDKVKTQVAAISNDTWTQNLYWGWLYNLKPLAEKRSDGYPKYMQNELWQRKQLVTGLASWTELKHDTILYAKQVYAERGGGPEDLPTGFVEPEPTFYARIAALAQLTRTGLEQRNLIDKSNSDVLQRLEKTALTLKTIAEKELTNQKLTDEEKTFIAYWGATIESYTLEAADADSSGRKYIDKQDAALVADVATGIDKVLTEATGRVNLIYVAVPINGKVILTKGAVYSQYEFTVKPNERLTDEAWQQRLNDGKAPALEDWKKSYTAPGVAVQPAP
- a CDS encoding DHA2 family efflux MFS transporter permease subunit, translated to MTKGRKYAIALTAALGLIMGILDNTIVNIALVPIAKELKIDLSTVQWLVTGYFLAQAAVIPVAGYLGNRFGSRRIFMGSVAIFTLGSLLCGVTQDPTMLITFRVLQGIGAGALFPLGQALALDPFEPHERPAAMSLLVIPILLGPILGPILGGWLNDSFGWQYLFLINVPIGFITVFLTWRVMPHDHHRTPEELAKSKQFDYVGLVLSTMGVLGIVYGFSLVNEVDPATRTQLNPSGIAYGWGYWLVWTLVGVGTALVAAFCLYELRRPDPMLDLRMFKKYSFTIATIVSCVISGTVFGALLLLPVFLQQIRTPHLTALDTGLALIPQGIGSLIGAGLGGPLFNKLGGRIITGAGAIFVIIALWQFGNLTPTTDGWAMTPWNFLLGMGLGLTFIPSQTLAFLSLRGTALTKASSLLNVTRQIAGSVATAITITLLGQQTTYHFNLLQADAIKNLPAGAPTPNPADPQYAQAMQQLGAQAGTNGINDVFIYLAIGTVLVFLLSFALPSRKNVIAMEEEAERLHGSLEVAPIHIG
- a CDS encoding nitroreductase family protein translates to MTKLAETSYAIHELLANRWSPRAFSSQPVEEEKLLSLFEAARWSPSGGNSQPWSFIVGTESDPETHQKIFDVLVPGNQLWNKNVPVLVLSVAKMALQPEKPYRWALYDVGQAVAHLTVQAGALGLYVHQMAGFDPEKARQVFQIPEGYEAVTAIAIGYPGDADQLSEPLRERELAPRTRKSLSEFVFKGSWNQPLKLPETEI
- a CDS encoding CapA family protein; its protein translation is MSNGILKKAGIGFVSLLIYLLAGLALWFSLSHPKEQANPLIPQPDAQVTLLAVGDVMLGRDVALSSAAAPEKSDYPFAVMSKLRKGADLIFGDLESPIVAPVNRANASSGGYLFPADHESAGALKRNGFDIVTLANNHSLDYGIAGLRDTLSNLKFAGVAYVGAGDDAATANQVVYIERNGLKLAFIAATSVYPSGLDELQAASSPVALFEPKKILEAIRQARTQADAVIVALHWGDEYNSAASTAQRDFATQASEAGADLIIGAHSHVVGDFEIMNHTFVAYSLGNFVFDSRFPPETRQSVGLYIKLDKRGVSAVSAVPLKIEANRPDYYKPSELETAFTALSGHSLNLPPTEAAFWNGSEWRTTPALAYMRESKADSVSLPVSRTVQVRDIVADKGGYTTGRAVEDFSKELQTAERIELKNGTLRIWRFDLNSASWKLIWETKAGWQVEQFDFGDADADGRPELMFSMWKNDGWDDAGQYRSHPFVYGWRRDAFRPVWAGSALTDPIREFALTDLADDGGNELVVLEGKYSDERTTPARYFTIWRWMGWGYELLYRSEAGSYTALSELPGQPYVFFRHN